A single window of Gemmatimonadaceae bacterium DNA harbors:
- a CDS encoding glutamine synthetase III, translated as MAASTVLSPRKAVVHDITEREAKSPAALEEHGPNARTSEYFGANTFGVRQMRDKLPRDTYAKLLDAVRHGKKLNVDVAPRVAQAIKEWALSNGATHFTHWFQPQTGLTAEKHDAFLSFDDGQPLEAFGAAQLIQSEPDASSFPSGGLRATWEARGYTAWNPASPVFISEMGGVKTLYIPSVFIGYNGEALDEMTPLLRSSDVLSARSIELLEVLGDKGVYRVYTTMGPEQEYFLIDRAHFALRPDLVMAGRTLIGAPPPRGQQLEDHYFGGIPERIQACIADVEYELYKLSVPIITRHNEVAPSQFEMAPRFEETDVAVDHNQLVMATLRRVALRHGLQAILHEKPFAGINGSGKHCNWSMSIAADNPEIDGYNLLKPGQTPHQNIRFLVFLAAVLRGVHKHAGLLRAGIGTSGNEHRLGANEAPPAIISVFMGNTLTKVIDSIANGKTVGSAEQQMIKLGVARLPEIEKDNTDRNRTSPFAFTGNKFEFRAVGSSQSIAFPIVLLNAAVAEAIGEITASLRAELKKTKKVHEAVLKVVRPIFKETSPIRFEGNNYSDEWVKEAAKRGLPNLRRAPEALAQMMTKQSRKLLTSLNIFADEELTSRYHVRLERYTKDMLIELHTIREMVDTQVLPAAFSYMGQLAESAAQAKSAGIKVIPQIETANKLGSAAAELQKHRTALGKAIDKAESMHDELEAQAQFLTTTGADTMANVRSCCDALELMVSDECWPLPKYREMLFPV; from the coding sequence ATGGCTGCGTCCACCGTCCTATCGCCGCGGAAAGCGGTCGTCCACGACATCACCGAGCGCGAAGCGAAGTCGCCCGCCGCGCTCGAAGAACATGGCCCCAACGCGCGTACATCGGAGTACTTCGGCGCAAATACCTTTGGCGTTCGCCAGATGCGCGACAAGCTGCCGCGCGACACCTACGCCAAGCTCCTCGACGCCGTGCGTCATGGGAAGAAACTCAACGTCGACGTTGCGCCGCGTGTCGCGCAGGCAATCAAGGAATGGGCGCTGTCGAACGGCGCCACGCACTTCACGCACTGGTTTCAGCCGCAAACCGGCCTGACCGCCGAGAAGCACGACGCGTTTCTGTCGTTCGATGACGGGCAGCCGCTCGAGGCGTTCGGCGCGGCCCAGCTGATTCAGTCGGAGCCCGATGCATCGTCGTTCCCGTCGGGCGGATTGCGCGCGACGTGGGAAGCGCGCGGCTACACCGCGTGGAACCCGGCCAGCCCCGTGTTCATCTCAGAGATGGGCGGCGTGAAGACGCTGTACATCCCGTCGGTGTTCATCGGCTATAACGGCGAAGCGCTCGACGAGATGACGCCGCTCCTGCGCAGCTCCGACGTGCTCAGCGCTCGATCGATCGAGCTGCTCGAGGTCCTGGGCGACAAGGGCGTATATCGCGTGTACACCACGATGGGCCCCGAGCAGGAGTACTTCCTCATCGATCGCGCGCACTTCGCGCTGCGCCCCGATCTCGTCATGGCCGGCCGCACGCTCATCGGCGCGCCGCCGCCGCGCGGCCAGCAGCTCGAGGATCACTACTTCGGCGGCATTCCGGAGCGCATCCAGGCATGTATTGCAGATGTTGAATATGAACTCTATAAACTGAGCGTTCCGATCATCACGCGGCACAACGAAGTGGCGCCGAGCCAGTTCGAGATGGCGCCGCGGTTCGAGGAGACGGACGTCGCCGTCGATCACAACCAGCTCGTGATGGCGACGCTGCGCCGCGTCGCGCTGCGCCACGGGCTGCAAGCCATCCTGCACGAGAAGCCGTTCGCCGGGATCAACGGATCGGGCAAACACTGCAACTGGTCGATGTCGATCGCGGCGGACAATCCCGAGATCGACGGCTACAACCTGCTCAAGCCGGGGCAGACGCCGCACCAGAACATTCGGTTCCTCGTGTTCCTGGCGGCGGTGCTCCGCGGCGTGCACAAACACGCCGGTCTCCTGCGCGCGGGCATCGGCACGTCGGGAAATGAACATCGCCTGGGCGCGAACGAGGCGCCGCCGGCGATCATCTCCGTGTTCATGGGTAACACGCTGACGAAAGTCATCGATTCGATCGCCAACGGCAAAACCGTCGGCTCGGCCGAGCAACAGATGATCAAGCTCGGCGTGGCGCGCTTGCCGGAGATCGAGAAGGACAACACGGATCGCAACCGGACGTCGCCGTTTGCGTTCACGGGGAACAAGTTCGAGTTCCGCGCCGTCGGTTCGTCGCAATCCATCGCATTTCCAATCGTGCTGCTCAACGCGGCGGTGGCCGAAGCGATCGGCGAGATCACGGCCTCGCTGCGCGCGGAGTTGAAGAAGACGAAGAAGGTGCACGAGGCGGTGCTCAAGGTCGTGCGGCCGATCTTCAAGGAAACGTCCCCCATTCGCTTCGAGGGCAACAACTACTCCGACGAGTGGGTGAAGGAGGCCGCGAAGCGCGGTTTGCCGAATCTTCGCCGGGCGCCCGAAGCGCTCGCGCAGATGATGACGAAACAGTCGCGCAAACTGCTCACGTCGCTCAACATCTTCGCCGACGAAGAGCTGACCTCGCGCTATCACGTGCGGCTCGAGCGCTACACCAAGGACATGCTGATCGAGCTGCACACCATTCGCGAGATGGTGGACACGCAGGTGCTCCCGGCAGCGTTCTCGTACATGGGACAACTGGCCGAGTCGGCGGCACAGGCGAAGTCGGCGGGCATCAAGGTGATTCCGCAGATCGAGACCGCGAACAAGCTTGGCAGCGCGGCCGCCGAGCTGCAGAAGCATCGCACCGCGCTCGGAAAAGCGATCGACAAGGCCGAGTCGATGCACGACGAGCTCGAGGCGCAGGCGCAGTTCCTCACGACGACCGGCGCCGACACGATGGCGAATGTGCGGAGCTGCTGCGACGCGCTGGAGCTCATGGTCAGCGACGAGTGCTGGCCACTGCCCAAGTACCGCGAGATGTTGTTCCCGGTGTGA
- a CDS encoding anti-sigma factor: MSHELSHDEAFAALDAAALDALAVSEREAVLAHVDGCAICRRELSSLRETASLLAYVAPATDTNGGRDRIRARLMARASADRPDADLAVSMESPVAKRRISALAWRRAEWLAAAASILLVVSAAILAATIRDRENVRDALTAEIARGQRARTAADSLRVAVMSRDSLIAGLTGRDVAMMTLTSNGTKAPLAHMFWDHARNTWTLVAHNMPALKPGRTYQLWLVTPTQKISAGTFAPTNGDAMLRATYPLAPDQLKMLAVTEEPAGGMPQPTGAMVMALESR, from the coding sequence ATGAGCCATGAGCTGAGCCACGATGAGGCCTTTGCCGCGCTCGATGCGGCGGCACTCGACGCGCTCGCCGTATCGGAGCGCGAGGCGGTGCTCGCGCACGTCGACGGCTGCGCGATCTGCCGGAGGGAACTGTCGTCGCTGCGGGAGACGGCGTCGTTGCTGGCGTATGTCGCGCCGGCTACGGATACGAACGGCGGCCGCGACCGCATTCGTGCCCGCTTGATGGCGCGCGCCTCGGCCGATCGGCCGGACGCTGATCTCGCTGTTTCGATGGAAAGCCCGGTCGCCAAGCGGCGCATCAGCGCGCTGGCGTGGCGTCGCGCCGAATGGCTGGCCGCGGCGGCGAGCATTCTCCTTGTGGTAAGCGCCGCGATTCTCGCGGCGACGATTCGTGACCGCGAAAACGTGCGGGATGCGCTCACGGCGGAAATCGCCAGGGGGCAGCGCGCGCGGACGGCGGCGGACTCGCTCCGCGTGGCCGTGATGTCGCGCGACAGCTTGATCGCGGGACTCACGGGCCGCGACGTGGCGATGATGACGCTCACGTCGAATGGAACGAAGGCGCCGCTCGCGCACATGTTCTGGGATCACGCGCGCAACACGTGGACGCTGGTTGCGCACAACATGCCGGCGCTCAAACCCGGTCGAACCTATCAGCTTTGGCTGGTGACGCCGACGCAGAAGATCAGCGCCGGGACGTTCGCGCCGACGAATGGCGACGCGATGTTGCGGGCGACGTATCCGTTGGCGCCGGATCAGCTCAAGATGCTCGCGGTGACGGAAGAGCCTGCCGGGGGAATGCCCCAGCCGACCGGCGCGATGGTGATGGCGCTCGAGAGCCGGTAA
- a CDS encoding DUF6496 domain-containing protein: MASRKKSGGRKKYGKAAGKSVKSAMHRRKKGTLKRGKSGHGGKVKSRKQAIAIGLSEARKKGAKVPRKKSSRKKSSRKKSSRKKSRR; the protein is encoded by the coding sequence ATGGCGTCGAGAAAGAAGTCGGGTGGGCGGAAGAAATACGGCAAGGCCGCGGGCAAGAGCGTGAAGAGCGCCATGCATCGGCGCAAGAAAGGCACGCTGAAGCGCGGCAAGAGCGGCCACGGCGGCAAGGTGAAGAGCCGCAAGCAGGCGATCGCGATCGGATTGTCCGAAGCGCGCAAGAAAGGCGCGAAAGTTCCCCGGAAGAAGAGCTCGCGCAAGAAGAGCTCGCGGAAGAAGAGCTCGCGCAAGAAGAGCCGTCGTTAG
- a CDS encoding phosphatase PAP2 family protein, producing the protein MAPVASSYENDRRVPETSPSQTRGRTRLVWDLIFGWLRIIRKYVKNAYAVFGIFLLSGAAVALVFTWAFSEIAEKVRSGSTQGFDDTIMRWIAQHQYHGLQMAMLEITSLGTGTVVAMIVFVAGLFLWLNQHKHSAILLVVATIGGLVLNQLLKIGFNRPRPQIFTWGTYAVSSSFPSGHAMSSIIVYGTVAYLAARLQRNLASRIATMTLAGIIIVAICASRLYLGVHYPSDIAAGLIIGLAWAGFCMAVLEAAQLYAKRNAPQMLKDEAPAARGASPST; encoded by the coding sequence GTGGCCCCCGTGGCCAGCTCGTACGAGAACGACCGGCGCGTTCCGGAAACATCCCCGTCCCAGACCCGCGGCAGAACTCGCCTCGTTTGGGACCTGATTTTCGGCTGGCTTCGAATCATCCGGAAGTACGTCAAGAACGCGTACGCGGTGTTCGGCATCTTCCTGTTGTCCGGTGCCGCGGTGGCGCTCGTGTTCACCTGGGCCTTCTCCGAGATCGCCGAGAAGGTGCGTTCGGGAAGCACACAGGGTTTCGACGACACGATCATGCGGTGGATCGCGCAGCATCAGTATCACGGGCTGCAGATGGCGATGCTCGAGATCACGTCGCTCGGAACGGGGACCGTCGTCGCGATGATCGTCTTCGTCGCCGGCTTGTTCCTCTGGCTGAACCAGCACAAGCACTCGGCCATTCTGCTGGTCGTCGCGACGATCGGCGGCCTGGTGCTCAATCAATTGCTCAAGATCGGCTTCAACCGGCCGCGTCCGCAGATCTTCACGTGGGGCACGTACGCGGTGAGCTCGTCGTTCCCGTCGGGCCACGCGATGAGCTCGATCATCGTGTACGGAACCGTGGCGTATCTCGCGGCGCGGTTGCAGCGCAACCTGGCCTCGCGCATCGCGACGATGACGCTCGCGGGAATCATCATCGTCGCCATCTGCGCCAGCCGGCTCTACCTCGGTGTTCACTATCCATCGGACATCGCGGCCGGGCTCATCATCGGGCTCGCATGGGCGGGATTCTGTATGGCCGTGCTGGAAGCCGCGCAACTGTACGCCAAGCGTAATGCGCCGCAGATGCTGAAAGATGAAGCGCCTGCCGCGCGCGGGGCCTCTCCTTCGACATAG
- a CDS encoding DUF4142 domain-containing protein: MTRMSNSVRRAAAAALIVGAAGCASLWHRGPEVPSDANIAAIILAANNTDISYARLAPGRAQSQTIKDFAASMLADHTHVNQVLMDVLNRINLTPEDNTTSLDFRDESTTKRDLMRDLAGHAFDSTYIANEVDYHTKLLASIDRVLLPNARNAELKRTIAGIRPAVAGHLAHAQQVQRSLK; this comes from the coding sequence ATGACGCGCATGTCAAACTCTGTCCGTCGTGCGGCGGCTGCCGCTCTCATCGTCGGCGCCGCGGGATGCGCGTCGCTCTGGCATCGCGGACCGGAGGTGCCGAGCGATGCGAACATCGCGGCGATCATTCTCGCGGCAAACAACACGGACATCAGCTACGCGCGACTCGCGCCGGGCCGAGCGCAATCCCAGACCATCAAGGATTTCGCGGCGAGCATGCTCGCCGATCACACGCACGTCAATCAAGTGCTGATGGACGTGCTGAACCGAATCAACCTCACGCCGGAAGACAACACGACGAGCCTCGACTTCCGCGATGAGTCGACCACGAAACGCGATCTCATGCGCGATCTCGCGGGCCATGCGTTCGATTCGACGTACATCGCGAACGAAGTCGACTATCACACCAAGCTGCTGGCGTCGATCGATCGCGTCCTGCTGCCGAATGCGCGCAATGCGGAGCTCAAGCGGACGATCGCCGGCATCCGGCCCGCCGTCGCGGGACATCTCGCGCACGCGCAGCAGGTTCAGCGAAGTTTGAAATAG
- a CDS encoding MFS transporter — protein sequence MPAHDPYASLRITNYRRFIVSLLTMTVSTQIQAVVVAWQIYDITRDPLSLGLMGLVEAFPYIGLALYAGHVADRRNRHRIAIASLCLLFLCSLAFLTFNLIPGFLHRFGALPFYVVIFVSGVARSFAQPSRQALGAELIDRSLYANAVAWRSSTWQFAAVVGPALGGLIYGFASPRVAYVADAIMMAIAVITFWTIAYTPTPRVAHHEPIRESLQSGLRFVFRESVLLSALTLDLFSVLLGGAEALLPVFADQILHVGPQGLGILRAAPAAGAVVASVYLAHRPPFKRAGKTLLYAVATFAMCIIVFGTSRSFVLSTLVLAISGIADNVSVLIRSTLLQSLTPAHLFGRVSSVNSIFVGSSNELGAFESGVMAKLIGTVPSVLLGGAASLGVVLTIAALVPRLRRLGRIDELVPQ from the coding sequence GTGCCCGCCCACGATCCGTACGCGTCCCTTCGCATCACGAACTACCGCCGGTTCATCGTCTCACTGCTGACGATGACCGTCTCCACGCAGATTCAAGCCGTCGTCGTCGCGTGGCAGATCTACGACATCACGCGCGACCCGCTGTCACTCGGCCTCATGGGCTTGGTCGAAGCGTTTCCCTACATCGGCCTGGCGCTCTACGCCGGCCACGTTGCCGACCGGCGCAACCGGCATCGCATCGCGATCGCGTCGCTGTGCCTGCTCTTTCTCTGCTCGCTCGCGTTTCTCACCTTCAATCTCATCCCGGGATTCCTGCATCGCTTCGGCGCGCTGCCGTTCTACGTCGTGATCTTCGTCAGCGGCGTCGCGCGTAGCTTCGCGCAGCCATCACGCCAGGCACTTGGCGCCGAGCTGATCGACCGGTCTCTGTACGCGAACGCCGTGGCGTGGCGGAGCTCGACCTGGCAATTCGCCGCCGTCGTTGGGCCGGCGCTTGGCGGATTGATCTATGGATTCGCATCACCGCGCGTCGCGTACGTCGCCGACGCGATCATGATGGCCATTGCGGTCATCACGTTCTGGACGATCGCGTACACGCCGACACCGCGCGTGGCGCACCACGAGCCGATTCGAGAAAGCCTGCAGTCGGGCCTCCGGTTCGTCTTTCGAGAATCCGTGCTTCTCTCAGCACTCACGCTCGATTTGTTCTCCGTTCTGCTCGGCGGTGCCGAGGCGTTGCTGCCGGTCTTCGCCGATCAGATTCTGCACGTCGGACCCCAGGGGCTCGGCATTTTGCGCGCGGCACCCGCGGCCGGCGCGGTGGTCGCGTCAGTGTATCTCGCGCATCGGCCGCCGTTCAAACGCGCGGGCAAGACGCTGCTCTACGCCGTCGCGACGTTCGCGATGTGTATCATCGTCTTCGGCACGTCGCGCAGCTTCGTGCTGTCGACCCTCGTGCTCGCGATCAGCGGCATCGCCGACAACGTCAGTGTGTTGATTCGCTCGACGCTGCTCCAGTCGCTCACCCCGGCGCACCTGTTCGGACGCGTCTCGTCGGTGAATTCGATCTTCGTGGGATCGTCGAACGAGCTCGGCGCGTTCGAATCGGGCGTCATGGCCAAGCTCATCGGCACCGTTCCATCGGTTTTGCTCGGTGGCGCCGCGTCGCTCGGCGTGGTGCTGACGATCGCTGCGCTGGTGCCCAGGCTCAGGCGATTGGGGCGGATCGACGAGTTGGTTCCGCAGTAG
- a CDS encoding BTAD domain-containing putative transcriptional regulator, whose translation MIRLHVLGALRIEGDGATDPAELLAQPKAVALLAYLALARPHGFHQRDRIVGLFWPEFDQEHARAALRKLLHRLRQTIGDDLIDARGTESISVRQTSFWCDALAFERAIEADRLREALDYFRGDLMPGFFIPGAGEFDHWLDEERAYYRERAVNVAWELVERYAADSQLTNASQLARVVARLAPTDERMLRRVMTMVWRLGDRAGAMDVYTRFAERLWRDLETRPSPETTRLVEQIQSGRPAS comes from the coding sequence GTGATTCGCTTGCACGTGCTCGGAGCGCTGCGCATCGAGGGTGACGGCGCCACGGATCCCGCGGAGCTGCTCGCGCAGCCCAAGGCCGTGGCGCTGCTCGCGTATCTCGCGCTGGCCCGTCCGCACGGATTCCATCAACGCGACCGAATCGTTGGCCTGTTCTGGCCGGAGTTCGACCAGGAGCACGCGCGTGCGGCGCTACGCAAGCTGCTGCACCGGCTGCGGCAAACGATCGGCGATGACTTGATCGACGCGCGCGGCACCGAATCGATCTCCGTGCGCCAGACCTCGTTCTGGTGCGATGCGCTCGCGTTCGAGCGCGCCATCGAAGCTGACCGTCTGCGCGAAGCGCTCGACTATTTCCGCGGCGATCTGATGCCCGGGTTTTTCATTCCCGGTGCAGGCGAATTCGACCACTGGCTCGACGAAGAACGCGCGTATTATCGCGAGCGCGCGGTCAACGTCGCGTGGGAGCTCGTCGAGCGGTACGCCGCCGACTCGCAGCTGACGAACGCGTCACAGCTCGCACGCGTCGTCGCGCGACTCGCCCCAACCGACGAACGTATGCTGCGCCGCGTGATGACGATGGTCTGGCGGCTGGGCGATCGCGCCGGCGCCATGGACGTCTACACTCGCTTTGCCGAGCGCCTGTGGCGGGATCTCGAGACGCGGCCGTCGCCCGAGACGACCCGTTTGGTGGAACAGATCCAGAGCGGTCGGCCCGCCTCTTGA
- a CDS encoding sigma-70 family RNA polymerase sigma factor yields the protein MASDSLPTTATAPADQPSRGKEADLELVRRMQAGDERALGEFYDRWHPVVSALAARMLKSADDVEDVIEETFWQAWRQANRFTAERGSVATWLLTIARSRALDRLRATRRLREDAIDVHGAERHAASGDSDFLAAPNDPARDVEQNERRTLVVAALAELPREQREALELGYFGGLSQSEIAERTGQPLGTVKTRMRLAMMKLRERLAVLRDDAIGGVAGEAR from the coding sequence ATGGCGAGCGACTCTTTGCCCACCACCGCGACCGCGCCGGCCGACCAGCCGTCGAGGGGGAAGGAGGCTGATCTGGAACTGGTGCGGCGCATGCAGGCGGGCGACGAACGCGCGTTAGGCGAATTCTACGATCGATGGCATCCGGTCGTCAGCGCGCTCGCCGCGCGGATGTTGAAGTCGGCGGACGACGTGGAAGACGTGATCGAAGAAACATTCTGGCAGGCGTGGCGGCAGGCGAATCGATTCACGGCAGAGCGTGGGTCGGTGGCGACGTGGTTGTTGACGATCGCGCGGAGTCGCGCGCTGGATCGGTTGCGGGCCACCCGGCGATTGCGCGAGGATGCGATCGACGTTCACGGAGCGGAGCGGCACGCGGCTTCGGGTGATTCAGACTTTCTCGCCGCCCCGAACGATCCGGCGCGCGACGTGGAGCAAAACGAACGGCGCACGTTGGTCGTCGCGGCGCTCGCCGAGCTGCCGCGCGAGCAGCGCGAAGCGTTGGAGTTGGGATATTTCGGAGGGTTGAGCCAGTCGGAGATCGCGGAACGCACCGGCCAACCGTTGGGCACCGTGAAAACGCGAATGCGATTGGCGATGATGAAGCTGCGAGAACGACTGGCCGTGCTTCGCGACGATGCGATCGGCGGCGTGGCCGGAGAGGCGCGATGA